The Coffea arabica cultivar ET-39 chromosome 4e, Coffea Arabica ET-39 HiFi, whole genome shotgun sequence genome includes a window with the following:
- the LOC113742035 gene encoding cysteine-rich receptor-like protein kinase 25 isoform X2, translated as MARMISTSNSHLVTFSCIIAYFIAITCTLSGAKDTLGVSESLKLQNGEILESSNQRFRFLSDHSSSILVIQFVYLKHSVNVWAANSYLAAPSRPRISAITMNESGRLEVYSQGNPHVAVFTVNAEQKVMISKTRATLLDNGNLVLRSSSGRTVWQSFDYPSHHTRLSSGMKLEISLLSQKSTASMQAAASGPSLPLAPGSPSFLIGPPSGRKKSKSSRVVLYVVSASVAAFLTAILFCKLRSRILRYRRQSMGSETPELDDKGDDESMFFSFTSIDIATDHFSEENKLGQGGFGPVYKGKLVNGLAIAVKRLNRMSGHGIEQFKNEVKVISKLQHRNLVKLLGYCIEKGERLLVYEYLPNNSLGSVLFAKRDTLDWKRRLKIVEGAAQGLLYLHKYSRLKIIHRDLNTSNVLLDADLNPKISDFGTARIFGENELRGSTKNIVGTYGYMPPEYAMDGIFSEKSDVFSFGVMILEIISGKKNTSFCDSDRHLNLIGHVWDLWTEGRISEIIDSCLDEKIPRSEALQYVRVGLLCVQENAADRPTMLDVAAMLLNGSMVLDSPKRPAFSEIISLNKAKLRENPEFCSVNTITVSDKVGR; from the exons ATGGCAAGAATGATCAGTACATCAAACAGCCATTTGGTAACATTTTCTTGTATTATTGCTTACTTTATTGCCATAACATGTACACTTTCTGGAGCTAAAGACACACTAGGAGTTAGTGAATCtctaaaattacaaaatggagAGATCTTGGAGTCCTCCAATCAGCGTTTTCGGTTCTTGAGTGACCATTCTTCTTCAATCTTGGTAATTCAGTTCGTGTATCTGAAGCATTCAGTCAATGTCTGGGCTGCCAATAGTTATCTGGCTGCACCATCCAGGCCTCGAATTTCAgccataaccatgaatgaaagTGGAAGGCTAGAGGTTTATAGCCAGGGAAACCCACATGTTGCAGTATTCACTGTGAATGCTGAACAGAAAGTTATGATCAGCAAGACTAGAGCAACTCTGCTTGATAACGGGAACTTAGTCCTGAGATCAAGTTCTGGGCGTACCGTTTGGCAAAGCTTTGATTATCCTTCTCATCATACTCGGCTATCATCTGGAATGAAACTTGAGATTTCTCTGTTGAGCCAGAAAAGTACAGCAAGTATGCAGGCTGCTGCTTCTGGCCCTTCACTTCCTCTCGCTCCTGGTTCTCCTTCATTTCTTATTGGACCTCCCAGTGGAAGAAAGAAATCGAAGAGTTCAAGGGTAGTGTTATATGTTGTTAGTGCTTCTGTTGCCGCTTTTCTGACAGCTATACTATTTTGCAAACTGCGGTCGAGAATACTAAGATATCGTCGACAAAGCATGGGTTCAGAAACGCCAGAGCTTGATGACAAAGGGGATGATGAATCAATGTTCTTCAGTTTTACAAGCATAGATATTGCGACAGATCATTTCTCTGAGGAAAATAAACTCGGCCAAGGAGGATTTGGTCCTGTCTACAAG GGTAAGCTGGTTAATGGGCTAGCGATTGCTGTTAAAAGACTGAATAGAATGTCAGGACATGGAATTGAACAATTCAAGAATGAAGTCAAAGTGATCTCAAAGCTGCAGCATCGGAACCTTGTTAAACTTTTGGGCTATTGCATTGAAAAAGGAGAGCGTTTATTAGTATACGAGTACTTGCCGAATAACAGTCTAGGTTCAGTACTTTTTG CAAAGCGGGATACATTGGATTGGAAAAGACGGTTGAAAATTGTTGAAGGGGCAGCTCAAGGGCTTCTGTACCTCCACAAGTATTCCAGATTAAAAATCATCCATAGAGATCTGAACACGAGCAATGTTTTATTGGACGCGGACCTGAatccaaaaatttcagatttcggAACTGCCAGAATTTTTGGAGAGAATGAATTGCGCGGAAGTACAAAGAACATTGTAGGGACATA tggttaTATGCCTCCTGAATATGCCATGGACGGGATCTTCTCCGAGAAGTCTGATGTATTTAGCTTTGGAGTCATGATTCTTGAGATCATAAGCGGAAAGAAGAACACTTCTTTCTGTGATTCGGATCGTCACCTAAACTTAATCGGACAC GTGTGGGATTTATGGACAGAAGGAAGAATTTCAGAGATCATTGATTCTTGTTTGGATGAAAAGATTCCAAGGAGTGAAGCACTACAATATGTTCGTGTTGGCTTGTTATGTgtgcaagaaaatgcagcagaTAGACCAACAATGTTAGATGTGGCAGCTATGCTCCTCAATGGATCAATGGTACTTGACTCTCCTAAGCGACCAGctttttctgaaattataagccTCAACAAAGCCAAGTTACGTGAAAATCCAGAATTTTGTTCTGTGAACACCATCACAGTTTCAGATAAAGTGGGCCGATGA
- the LOC113742035 gene encoding cysteine-rich receptor-like protein kinase 25 isoform X1 produces MARMISTSNSHLVTFSCIIAYFIAITCTLSGAKDTLGVSESLKLQNGEILESSNQRFRFLSDHSSSILVIQFVYLKHSVNVWAANSYLAAPSRPRISAITMNESGRLEVYSQGNPHVAVFTVNAEQKVMISKTRATLLDNGNLVLRSSSGRTVWQSFDYPSHHTRLSSGMKLEISLLSQKSTASMQAAASGPSLPLAPGSPSFLIGPPSGRKKSKSSRVVLYVVSASVAAFLTAILFCKLRSRILRYRRQSMGSETPELDDKGDDESMFFSFTSIDIATDHFSEENKLGQGGFGPVYKGKLVNGLAIAVKRLNRMSGHGIEQFKNEVKVISKLQHRNLVKLLGYCIEKGERLLVYEYLPNNSLGSVLFDAAKRDTLDWKRRLKIVEGAAQGLLYLHKYSRLKIIHRDLNTSNVLLDADLNPKISDFGTARIFGENELRGSTKNIVGTYGYMPPEYAMDGIFSEKSDVFSFGVMILEIISGKKNTSFCDSDRHLNLIGHVWDLWTEGRISEIIDSCLDEKIPRSEALQYVRVGLLCVQENAADRPTMLDVAAMLLNGSMVLDSPKRPAFSEIISLNKAKLRENPEFCSVNTITVSDKVGR; encoded by the exons ATGGCAAGAATGATCAGTACATCAAACAGCCATTTGGTAACATTTTCTTGTATTATTGCTTACTTTATTGCCATAACATGTACACTTTCTGGAGCTAAAGACACACTAGGAGTTAGTGAATCtctaaaattacaaaatggagAGATCTTGGAGTCCTCCAATCAGCGTTTTCGGTTCTTGAGTGACCATTCTTCTTCAATCTTGGTAATTCAGTTCGTGTATCTGAAGCATTCAGTCAATGTCTGGGCTGCCAATAGTTATCTGGCTGCACCATCCAGGCCTCGAATTTCAgccataaccatgaatgaaagTGGAAGGCTAGAGGTTTATAGCCAGGGAAACCCACATGTTGCAGTATTCACTGTGAATGCTGAACAGAAAGTTATGATCAGCAAGACTAGAGCAACTCTGCTTGATAACGGGAACTTAGTCCTGAGATCAAGTTCTGGGCGTACCGTTTGGCAAAGCTTTGATTATCCTTCTCATCATACTCGGCTATCATCTGGAATGAAACTTGAGATTTCTCTGTTGAGCCAGAAAAGTACAGCAAGTATGCAGGCTGCTGCTTCTGGCCCTTCACTTCCTCTCGCTCCTGGTTCTCCTTCATTTCTTATTGGACCTCCCAGTGGAAGAAAGAAATCGAAGAGTTCAAGGGTAGTGTTATATGTTGTTAGTGCTTCTGTTGCCGCTTTTCTGACAGCTATACTATTTTGCAAACTGCGGTCGAGAATACTAAGATATCGTCGACAAAGCATGGGTTCAGAAACGCCAGAGCTTGATGACAAAGGGGATGATGAATCAATGTTCTTCAGTTTTACAAGCATAGATATTGCGACAGATCATTTCTCTGAGGAAAATAAACTCGGCCAAGGAGGATTTGGTCCTGTCTACAAG GGTAAGCTGGTTAATGGGCTAGCGATTGCTGTTAAAAGACTGAATAGAATGTCAGGACATGGAATTGAACAATTCAAGAATGAAGTCAAAGTGATCTCAAAGCTGCAGCATCGGAACCTTGTTAAACTTTTGGGCTATTGCATTGAAAAAGGAGAGCGTTTATTAGTATACGAGTACTTGCCGAATAACAGTCTAGGTTCAGTACTTTTTG ATGCAGCAAAGCGGGATACATTGGATTGGAAAAGACGGTTGAAAATTGTTGAAGGGGCAGCTCAAGGGCTTCTGTACCTCCACAAGTATTCCAGATTAAAAATCATCCATAGAGATCTGAACACGAGCAATGTTTTATTGGACGCGGACCTGAatccaaaaatttcagatttcggAACTGCCAGAATTTTTGGAGAGAATGAATTGCGCGGAAGTACAAAGAACATTGTAGGGACATA tggttaTATGCCTCCTGAATATGCCATGGACGGGATCTTCTCCGAGAAGTCTGATGTATTTAGCTTTGGAGTCATGATTCTTGAGATCATAAGCGGAAAGAAGAACACTTCTTTCTGTGATTCGGATCGTCACCTAAACTTAATCGGACAC GTGTGGGATTTATGGACAGAAGGAAGAATTTCAGAGATCATTGATTCTTGTTTGGATGAAAAGATTCCAAGGAGTGAAGCACTACAATATGTTCGTGTTGGCTTGTTATGTgtgcaagaaaatgcagcagaTAGACCAACAATGTTAGATGTGGCAGCTATGCTCCTCAATGGATCAATGGTACTTGACTCTCCTAAGCGACCAGctttttctgaaattataagccTCAACAAAGCCAAGTTACGTGAAAATCCAGAATTTTGTTCTGTGAACACCATCACAGTTTCAGATAAAGTGGGCCGATGA